In Deinococcus aquiradiocola, a genomic segment contains:
- a CDS encoding permease prefix domain 1-containing protein — MTRRRPFARRPLSMNAYIGRATVGLPKADRLDAAAELRTHLVERIDKLRAAGHPADEAEYLAVQAMGDPAPTNRGLLGHAFTHRAGWAVLAAVLLGGGWAGYGYAQREWMPPKEGVLWSGDLTLEDLKALNADEHAPRGQFQVATLTYPRGTKSIYYALVTPGHLEVQQKDLQAELRDNQSASALRRLPGSYRYQERWLMTDTRSNTVCTGHWELYSNLRVIQSPRLPIQSQSWPNLGTPSTCTGVKRQYRTLTALTPKPGWHAEGRTVSQVPFRHDEELLPPELGGITTTSGPTELPLNHWTILRQLVLNPRTALNGLPTLAGPAAGMYIAVLPSSQPGTADGYTVSGTVDGYGNASTLSYGGKPLPPAPQLNAAQTKFVEQ; from the coding sequence ATGACCCGCCGCCGTCCCTTCGCCCGCCGCCCGCTCAGCATGAACGCCTACATCGGGCGGGCCACCGTGGGCCTGCCGAAAGCCGATCGCCTGGATGCCGCCGCCGAGCTGAGAACGCATCTGGTCGAGAGAATCGACAAGCTGCGTGCCGCCGGGCACCCCGCTGACGAGGCCGAATACCTCGCCGTGCAGGCGATGGGCGACCCCGCACCCACCAACCGGGGCCTGCTGGGGCACGCCTTCACCCACCGGGCAGGCTGGGCGGTACTTGCCGCTGTGCTGCTGGGCGGCGGGTGGGCCGGGTACGGCTACGCGCAAAGGGAATGGATGCCGCCGAAAGAGGGCGTCCTGTGGTCAGGCGACCTGACGCTGGAAGACCTGAAGGCACTGAACGCCGACGAGCACGCCCCCAGGGGGCAATTTCAGGTGGCGACACTCACTTACCCACGCGGCACGAAATCGATCTACTACGCGCTGGTCACGCCCGGGCACCTGGAGGTTCAGCAGAAGGACCTTCAGGCCGAACTTCGGGACAACCAGAGCGCGAGTGCCCTGCGTCGCCTTCCCGGCAGTTACCGGTACCAGGAGCGCTGGCTGATGACCGACACGAGAAGCAATACGGTCTGCACAGGCCACTGGGAGCTGTACAGCAATCTCAGGGTCATTCAGAGTCCCCGGCTTCCGATACAGAGTCAGAGCTGGCCGAATCTCGGCACCCCGAGCACCTGCACGGGCGTGAAACGGCAGTACCGGACACTCACCGCACTGACGCCGAAGCCCGGCTGGCACGCTGAAGGCAGGACTGTTTCCCAGGTGCCGTTCAGGCATGACGAGGAACTTCTCCCCCCCGAGCTGGGCGGCATCACGACCACTTCAGGTCCGACGGAGCTCCCGCTCAACCACTGGACCATCCTGCGGCAACTGGTGCTCAACCCCCGCACCGCCCTGAACGGACTCCCGACCCTCGCGGGTCCAGCGGCAGGCATGTACATCGCCGTCCTGCCGAGCAGCCAGCCCGGCACCGCAGACGGGTACACGGTCAGCGGCACTGTCGACGGGTACGGGAACGCCTCCACGCTCAGCTACGGGGGGAAGCCCCTGCCGCCCGCACCTCAGCTCAACGCGGCACAAACCAAGTTCGTCGAACAGTAA
- the urtE gene encoding urea ABC transporter ATP-binding subunit UrtE — protein MLKLEGVNAAYGQSQVLWDVHLEVRDAEAVTLIGRNGVGKTTLLRAITGLHPITSGQVRLNGEHVQQDPAYARARSGLAYVPQGRGLFPHLTVHENLLMGLPALNGRPNARHDLPELIYDLFPILHDMAGRKAGNLSGGQQQQVAIGRALVTQPRYLLLDEPTEGIQPSIVQEIEAALTRIRRELRVAVLLVEQYLDFAWAFADRYYVMQKGRVVETGLTAETPTRDVQRYLGV, from the coding sequence ATGCTCAAGCTTGAAGGCGTGAACGCCGCGTACGGACAGAGCCAGGTGCTGTGGGACGTGCACCTCGAAGTGCGCGACGCGGAAGCCGTCACCCTCATCGGCCGCAACGGCGTCGGCAAGACCACCCTGCTGCGCGCCATCACCGGCCTGCACCCCATCACGTCCGGACAGGTCCGCCTGAACGGCGAGCACGTCCAGCAGGACCCCGCCTACGCCCGCGCCCGCAGCGGCCTCGCGTACGTCCCGCAGGGCCGCGGCCTGTTCCCCCACCTCACCGTGCACGAGAACCTCCTCATGGGCCTGCCCGCCCTGAACGGCCGCCCGAACGCCCGCCACGACCTGCCCGAACTCATCTACGACCTCTTCCCGATCCTGCACGACATGGCGGGCCGCAAGGCCGGGAACCTCAGCGGCGGCCAGCAGCAGCAGGTCGCCATCGGGCGCGCCCTTGTCACGCAGCCCCGCTACCTGCTGCTCGACGAACCCACCGAAGGCATCCAGCCGAGCATCGTGCAGGAGATCGAGGCGGCCCTCACCCGCATCCGCCGCGAACTGCGCGTCGCCGTGCTGCTCGTCGAGCAGTACCTGGACTTCGCGTGGGCCTTCGCGGACCGCTACTACGTCATGCAGAAGGGCCGCGTCGTCGAAACCGGCCTCACCGCCGAGACACCCACCCGGGACGTCCAACGCTACCTGGGCGTATGA
- the urtD gene encoding urea ABC transporter ATP-binding protein UrtD, with protein sequence MSSPTEPVLLDVQGVTVSFDGFKALTDLSLQVPRGSLRVLIGPNGAGKSTLLDTIIGKVRPVSGDVRYEGQSLTRLPEYRIANLGICRKFQAPGVLDGLTVHENLQVATRRGKGVLGSLRPGMRAHEAQRVTDLLDLTGLNGKAHQLASGLAHGEKQWLELGMVVATDPHLLLLDEPTAGMTAQETAKTAELIRTLAGRHTVLVIDHDMAFVELLDAPITVLHQGQVFREGDLATLRADPDVMEIYLGRPKEDAPTPGDPHAQA encoded by the coding sequence ATGTCGTCTCCCACTGAACCCGTGCTGCTGGACGTGCAGGGCGTGACCGTCAGCTTCGACGGCTTCAAGGCGCTCACGGACCTGAGCCTGCAGGTGCCGCGCGGCAGCCTCCGCGTCCTGATCGGCCCGAACGGCGCGGGCAAGAGCACCCTGCTCGACACCATCATCGGCAAGGTCCGCCCCGTCAGCGGCGACGTCCGCTACGAAGGCCAGAGCCTCACGCGCCTCCCCGAGTACCGCATCGCCAACCTCGGCATCTGCCGTAAATTCCAGGCGCCCGGCGTGCTCGACGGCCTGACCGTCCACGAGAACCTGCAGGTCGCCACCCGGCGCGGCAAAGGCGTCCTCGGCAGCCTGCGTCCCGGCATGCGCGCCCACGAGGCCCAGCGCGTCACGGATCTCCTCGACCTGACCGGCCTGAACGGCAAGGCCCACCAGCTCGCGTCCGGCCTCGCGCACGGCGAGAAACAGTGGCTGGAGCTCGGCATGGTGGTCGCCACCGACCCGCACCTCCTGCTGCTCGACGAACCCACCGCAGGCATGACCGCCCAGGAGACCGCCAAGACCGCCGAACTCATCCGCACGCTCGCCGGACGCCACACGGTCCTCGTCATCGACCACGACATGGCCTTCGTGGAACTGCTGGACGCGCCCATCACCGTCCTGCACCAGGGACAGGTGTTCCGCGAAGGCGACCTCGCCACGCTGCGCGCCGACCCGGACGTCATGGAAATCTACCTGGGCCGACCCAAAGAAGACGCGCCCACCCCCGGAGACCCACATGCTCAAGCTTGA
- the urtC gene encoding urea ABC transporter permease subunit UrtC yields the protein MNPGPRRPTASPVRAALLVLLALALALAPFYLGAYTLTLLGRVLALGVAAIGIMVVWGRTGILSLGQGLFFGLGGYALAMHLKLAATAKGELPDFMVYNGVETLPWFWIPFASAPFALLMVLVLPAVAAGLVAWLMFRRRITGVYVSIITQALVLAFVTWLNGSQGLTSGTNGITDFQTFLGIDLRGAGVARSLYWVTLLVLAACMAGTVWLLGTHFGRVLTAIRDNENRVRFLGYNPAAFKIAAFAFGGLLSGLSGALYTLHLGTISPAMIGVTFSIELVVWVALGGRNSLLGAVGGLVLGQIAKDKISSAAPDAWLYVMGALFVFVVLALPQGVAGLLTGRRVRPRATQPVQAVQEVNDVVSH from the coding sequence GTGAACCCCGGACCGCGCCGACCCACGGCCAGCCCCGTCCGGGCGGCCCTGCTGGTGCTGCTGGCCCTCGCGCTGGCCCTGGCGCCCTTCTACCTGGGCGCGTACACCCTGACGCTGCTGGGCCGCGTGCTGGCACTCGGGGTGGCCGCCATCGGCATCATGGTGGTGTGGGGGCGCACCGGCATCCTCAGCCTCGGGCAGGGCCTGTTCTTCGGGCTGGGCGGGTACGCGCTCGCCATGCACCTCAAGCTCGCCGCCACCGCGAAGGGTGAACTGCCGGACTTCATGGTCTATAACGGCGTCGAGACGCTGCCGTGGTTCTGGATTCCGTTCGCCAGTGCGCCCTTCGCGCTGCTGATGGTGCTGGTCCTTCCCGCCGTGGCCGCCGGACTGGTCGCGTGGCTGATGTTCCGGCGCCGCATCACGGGCGTGTACGTGAGCATCATCACGCAGGCGCTCGTGCTGGCCTTCGTGACGTGGCTGAACGGCTCGCAGGGCCTCACGAGCGGCACCAACGGCATCACGGACTTCCAGACCTTCCTGGGCATCGACCTGCGCGGCGCGGGCGTGGCGCGCAGCCTGTACTGGGTGACGCTGCTCGTGCTGGCCGCGTGCATGGCGGGCACCGTGTGGCTGCTCGGCACGCACTTCGGGCGCGTCCTGACCGCCATCCGCGACAACGAGAACCGCGTGCGCTTCCTGGGCTACAACCCGGCCGCCTTCAAGATCGCCGCCTTCGCGTTCGGGGGGCTGCTGTCGGGCCTCAGCGGCGCGCTGTACACCCTGCACCTGGGCACCATCTCGCCCGCCATGATCGGCGTGACGTTCAGCATCGAACTCGTGGTGTGGGTGGCGCTGGGCGGCAGGAACAGCCTGCTGGGTGCGGTGGGCGGGCTGGTGCTGGGCCAGATCGCCAAGGACAAGATCTCCAGCGCCGCGCCGGACGCGTGGCTGTACGTCATGGGGGCACTGTTCGTGTTCGTGGTCCTGGCCCTCCCGCAGGGCGTGGCGGGCCTGCTGACCGGCCGCCGCGTCCGGCCCCGGGCGACCCAGCCGGTGCAGGCCGTGCAGGAGGTGAACGATGTCGTCTCCCACTGA
- the urtB gene encoding urea ABC transporter permease subunit UrtB, producing the protein MDPVFLSGQLFTGLSVASLLLLTALGLALSFGLMRVINMAHGEFLMIGGYLTYLAAKMTGPGYLWIAFPLAFLGTALLGALLETLVIRRLYGRPLDTLLATWGISLILQQAARQVFGSTGVPVTAPAWLSGSVTVHGGVLDGLSFPYVRLFVIVLAALVLGVMWWVLTRSRLGMHVRAVNSNREMASALGVNTRRLDLLVFSLGAGIAGVAGVGLALLAPVNPTVGAAYIVNAFLVVVVGGVGSVLGAGVAALLLGFVTALAEGLTSSSLAQAIMLILVVAFLQWKPRGLFPTQSRALEES; encoded by the coding sequence ATGGACCCCGTCTTTCTCTCCGGGCAGCTCTTCACCGGCCTGTCGGTCGCCAGCCTGCTGCTGCTCACGGCGCTGGGGCTGGCCCTGAGCTTCGGCCTGATGCGCGTCATCAACATGGCGCACGGCGAGTTCCTGATGATCGGCGGGTACCTCACGTACCTCGCCGCCAAGATGACCGGCCCCGGCTACCTCTGGATCGCCTTCCCGCTCGCGTTTCTCGGCACCGCGCTGCTGGGCGCGCTGCTGGAGACGCTCGTCATCCGGCGCCTGTACGGCCGCCCGCTCGACACGCTGCTCGCCACGTGGGGCATCAGCCTGATCCTGCAGCAGGCGGCCCGGCAGGTGTTCGGCTCGACCGGCGTGCCGGTCACTGCGCCCGCGTGGCTGTCGGGCTCCGTCACCGTGCACGGCGGCGTGCTGGACGGCCTGAGCTTTCCGTACGTGCGGCTCTTCGTGATCGTGCTGGCCGCCCTGGTGCTGGGCGTGATGTGGTGGGTGCTGACACGCAGCCGCCTGGGCATGCACGTCCGCGCCGTGAACAGCAACCGCGAGATGGCGTCCGCGCTGGGCGTCAACACGCGCCGCCTTGACCTGCTGGTGTTCTCGCTCGGGGCAGGCATCGCGGGCGTGGCGGGCGTGGGCCTCGCGCTGCTCGCCCCCGTGAACCCCACGGTGGGTGCCGCATACATCGTGAACGCCTTCCTAGTGGTCGTGGTGGGCGGCGTGGGCAGCGTCCTCGGGGCGGGCGTCGCCGCGCTGCTGCTGGGCTTCGTGACCGCACTCGCCGAGGGACTCACCAGCTCCAGTCTCGCGCAGGCCATCATGCTGATCCTGGTGGTCGCGTTCCTGCAGTGGAAGCCGCGCGGTCTGTTCCCCACACAGTCGCGCGCCCTGGAGGAATCGTGA
- the urtA gene encoding urea ABC transporter substrate-binding protein: protein MSHSNRRQRHLTLLLALGLTATASAQNTVKVGVLHSLTGTMSISEITVANAAQLAVDEINAKGGVMGKKIEVVKEDGASDWPTFATKAEKLLTQDKVATVFGGWTSASRKAMLPVFEKNKGLLFYPVQFEGNECSPNIIYTGAQPNQQALPALEWALSKGYRNIFLLGSDYVYPRTANLILKKHITAMKATLAGEEYVPLGGTEFSSVINKIKAAKPQIIINTLNGDSNVSFFKQYQAAGYTAASLPVISFSIAEQEAQSIGPALLTGQYATWNYFQSLPNASNKKFVAAYQAKYGKGAAITDPMAHAYMDVYLWKAAVEKARSFDPAAVRKAIVGVSVDSPLGKITVDANGSLTQAVYTGISGAGGQFKVVSQSKGVVAPQPYDALAFPGKTCP from the coding sequence ATGAGCCACAGCAACCGCCGCCAGCGTCACCTGACCCTTCTTCTCGCGCTGGGCCTGACCGCCACCGCCAGCGCCCAGAACACCGTGAAGGTCGGCGTGCTGCACTCGCTGACCGGCACCATGAGCATCAGCGAGATCACGGTCGCCAACGCCGCCCAGCTCGCCGTGGACGAGATCAACGCCAAGGGCGGCGTGATGGGCAAGAAGATCGAGGTCGTCAAGGAAGACGGCGCCAGCGACTGGCCCACCTTCGCCACCAAGGCCGAGAAGCTGCTGACGCAGGACAAGGTGGCGACCGTCTTCGGCGGCTGGACCAGCGCCAGCCGCAAGGCCATGCTCCCGGTCTTCGAGAAGAACAAGGGCCTGCTCTTCTACCCGGTGCAGTTCGAAGGCAACGAGTGCAGCCCCAACATCATCTACACCGGCGCTCAGCCCAACCAGCAGGCCCTCCCCGCGCTGGAATGGGCGCTCAGCAAGGGCTACAGGAACATCTTCCTGCTCGGCAGCGACTACGTGTACCCCCGCACCGCCAACCTGATCCTGAAAAAGCACATCACCGCCATGAAGGCCACGCTGGCCGGCGAGGAGTACGTCCCGCTGGGCGGCACCGAGTTCAGCAGCGTCATCAACAAGATCAAGGCCGCCAAGCCGCAGATCATCATCAACACCCTCAACGGCGACAGCAACGTGTCGTTCTTCAAGCAGTACCAGGCGGCCGGGTACACGGCGGCCAGCCTGCCGGTCATCAGCTTCTCGATTGCCGAGCAGGAAGCGCAGAGCATCGGGCCGGCCCTGCTCACCGGCCAGTACGCCACCTGGAACTACTTCCAGAGTCTGCCGAACGCCTCGAACAAGAAGTTCGTGGCCGCGTACCAGGCCAAGTACGGCAAGGGCGCGGCCATCACCGACCCGATGGCGCACGCCTACATGGACGTGTACCTCTGGAAGGCGGCCGTCGAGAAGGCCAGGAGCTTCGACCCGGCCGCCGTGCGCAAGGCCATCGTGGGCGTGAGCGTCGACAGCCCGCTCGGCAAGATCACCGTCGACGCCAACGGTTCGCTGACCCAGGCGGTCTACACCGGCATCTCGGGCGCGGGCGGTCAGTTCAAGGTGGTGTCGCAGAGCAAGGGCGTGGTGGCCCCGCAGCCCTACGACGCGCTGGCCTTCCCCGGCAAGACCTGCCCCTGA
- a CDS encoding urease subunit gamma, producing MNLTERERDKLLIFTAAELARQRKARGLKLNHPETVALITAEVLEGIRDGRSVQDLMSWGATILSADDVMDGVPEMLHDIQIEGTFPDGTKLVTIHDPVRGGHSRTVAGEYLLEDSDVELNAGRGTATVRVANTADRPIQVGSHFHFFEVNGALNFDRKAAYGRRLNIAAGTALRFEPGEERDVELVELGGTRTVYGMNALVSGELDAAGMRETALDRARAAGFKGTE from the coding sequence TTGAACCTCACCGAACGAGAACGAGACAAGCTGCTGATCTTCACGGCCGCCGAACTGGCCCGCCAGCGAAAAGCGCGCGGCCTGAAACTCAACCACCCCGAAACCGTGGCCCTCATCACCGCCGAGGTGCTGGAAGGCATCCGCGACGGCCGCAGCGTGCAGGACCTGATGAGCTGGGGCGCGACCATCCTGAGCGCCGACGACGTGATGGACGGTGTGCCGGAGATGCTGCACGACATCCAGATCGAGGGGACCTTCCCCGACGGCACCAAGCTGGTCACCATCCACGACCCGGTGCGCGGCGGGCACAGCCGCACGGTGGCAGGCGAGTACCTGCTGGAAGACAGCGACGTGGAACTGAACGCGGGCAGAGGCACGGCCACCGTGCGGGTCGCCAACACCGCCGACCGGCCCATCCAGGTGGGCAGCCACTTCCATTTCTTCGAGGTGAACGGCGCGCTGAACTTCGACCGGAAGGCCGCGTACGGCAGGAGACTGAACATCGCCGCCGGGACGGCCCTGCGCTTCGAGCCGGGCGAGGAACGCGACGTGGAACTCGTCGAACTGGGCGGCACCCGCACCGTGTACGGCATGAACGCGCTGGTCAGCGGAGAACTGGACGCGGCAGGCATGCGGGAAACGGCGCTGGACCGGGCGCGGGCAGCGGGCTTCAAGGGGACCGAATGA
- the ureC gene encoding urease subunit alpha, translated as MKLTRRQYADLYGPTTGDRVRLADTDLLIQIERDYTTYGEEVKFGGGKVIRDGLGQSSTAVREDGVPDVVITNAIILDHWGVVKADVGIRDGRIHAIGKAGNPGTQDGVTPGLTIGASTEIIAGEGHILTAGGVDTHIHFIAPQQAWTALESGVTTMIGGGTGPTAGTSATTCTPGEWSIHRMLESLSGLPLNFGLLGKGNASTRAPLAEQIRAGALGLKLHEDWGTTPAAIDAALSVADEYDVQVAIHTDTLNESGFVEDSIRAFAGRTIHTFHTEGAGGGHAPDIIRVAGLPNVLPSSTNPTMPFTVNTIHEHLDMLMVCHHLSPRIPEDVSFAESRIRPETIAAEDVLHDLGVFSMMSSDSQAMGRIGEVITRTWQTAHKMKVQRGTLNGEPYGRADNLRARRFIAKYTINPAVAHGIAREVGSVEVGKLADLVLWKPAFFGVKPQMILKGGFVVAAQMGDPGASIPTPQPVYTRPMFAAFGGGIDATCLHFVSGVSLQEGNLPSLGRRYSAVSETRSIGKKDMILNDAAPDIQVNAETYEVRVDGELVTCEPAETLPMTQKYFLF; from the coding sequence ATGAAACTCACGCGCCGCCAGTACGCTGACCTGTACGGCCCCACCACCGGCGACCGCGTGCGCCTCGCCGACACCGACCTGCTGATCCAGATCGAGCGCGACTACACCACCTACGGCGAGGAGGTGAAATTCGGCGGCGGCAAGGTCATCCGTGACGGCCTCGGCCAGAGCAGCACCGCCGTGCGGGAAGACGGCGTGCCGGACGTGGTCATCACCAACGCCATCATCCTCGACCACTGGGGCGTGGTGAAGGCCGACGTGGGCATCCGGGACGGGCGCATTCATGCCATCGGCAAGGCGGGCAATCCCGGCACCCAGGACGGCGTGACGCCGGGCCTGACCATCGGCGCCAGCACCGAGATCATCGCGGGCGAGGGGCACATCCTGACGGCGGGCGGCGTCGACACCCACATCCACTTCATCGCGCCGCAGCAGGCCTGGACGGCGCTGGAGAGTGGCGTGACCACCATGATCGGCGGCGGCACCGGCCCCACGGCAGGCACGAGCGCGACGACCTGCACGCCGGGCGAGTGGAGCATCCACCGCATGCTCGAAAGCCTGAGCGGGCTGCCGCTCAACTTCGGGCTGCTGGGCAAGGGCAACGCCAGCACCCGCGCGCCCCTCGCGGAACAGATCCGCGCCGGAGCGCTCGGCCTGAAACTCCACGAGGACTGGGGCACGACCCCCGCCGCCATCGACGCGGCGCTCAGCGTGGCCGACGAGTACGACGTGCAGGTCGCCATCCACACCGACACCCTCAACGAATCCGGCTTCGTCGAGGACAGCATCCGGGCCTTCGCGGGGCGCACCATCCACACCTTCCACACCGAGGGCGCGGGCGGCGGACACGCGCCCGACATCATCCGGGTGGCGGGCCTGCCGAACGTGCTGCCGAGCAGCACCAACCCCACCATGCCGTTCACCGTGAACACCATCCACGAGCACCTCGACATGCTGATGGTCTGCCACCACCTGTCGCCCCGCATTCCCGAGGACGTGAGTTTCGCCGAGAGCCGCATCCGGCCGGAGACCATCGCCGCCGAGGACGTGCTGCACGACCTGGGTGTGTTCAGCATGATGAGCAGCGACAGCCAGGCCATGGGCCGCATCGGGGAAGTCATCACCCGCACGTGGCAGACCGCCCACAAGATGAAGGTGCAGCGCGGCACGCTGAACGGCGAACCGTACGGCCGGGCCGACAACCTCCGCGCACGGCGCTTCATCGCCAAGTACACCATCAACCCCGCCGTCGCGCACGGCATCGCCCGTGAGGTGGGCAGCGTCGAGGTGGGCAAACTGGCTGACCTCGTGCTGTGGAAGCCCGCCTTCTTCGGGGTCAAGCCGCAGATGATCCTCAAGGGCGGCTTCGTGGTGGCCGCGCAGATGGGCGACCCGGGCGCGAGTATCCCCACGCCGCAGCCGGTGTACACCCGCCCGATGTTCGCGGCCTTCGGCGGCGGCATCGACGCCACCTGCCTGCATTTCGTGTCGGGCGTGAGCCTGCAGGAAGGGAACCTGCCCAGCCTGGGCCGCCGCTACAGCGCCGTGTCGGAGACGCGCAGCATCGGCAAGAAGGACATGATTCTGAACGACGCCGCGCCCGACATCCAGGTGAACGCCGAGACCTACGAGGTCCGGGTAGACGGTGAACTCGTCACCTGCGAACCCGCCGAGACCCTGCCGATGACGCAGAAGTATTTTCTGTTCTGA
- a CDS encoding hydrogenase maturation nickel metallochaperone HypA/HybF, which produces MHEASIALDLIRVAEAVSLENGGGRVLALTVRVGQWSAVVPEALRAAFPACAEGSLLEGARLSIQSVPGVGMCAVHGRVELSLQRGLRCPACGARTPELVQGDELELDELELAEPELEDA; this is translated from the coding sequence ATGCATGAGGCTTCCATCGCTCTCGACCTGATCCGTGTGGCGGAGGCGGTCTCGCTGGAGAACGGCGGTGGCCGGGTGCTCGCGTTGACGGTTCGTGTGGGGCAGTGGTCGGCGGTGGTGCCGGAGGCGCTCCGGGCGGCGTTTCCGGCGTGTGCCGAGGGATCGCTGCTGGAGGGGGCGCGGCTGAGCATTCAGAGCGTGCCGGGGGTGGGGATGTGCGCGGTGCATGGGCGGGTGGAGCTGAGTCTGCAGCGCGGCCTGCGCTGCCCCGCCTGCGGTGCGCGCACGCCGGAGCTGGTGCAGGGCGACGAGTTGGAGCTGGACGAGCTGGAGCTGGCTGAACCTGAACTGGAGGACGCATGA
- the hypB gene encoding hydrogenase nickel incorporation protein HypB has product MTTSIPRIVTVRQNILKANDAVAAENRATFAAHGLRVLNLASSPGAGKTALLERTARDLGSGTRLAVAVGDLATENDAVRLRQHGVQAEQIVTGTVCHLDAGMVQGVLPRFDLTALDVLLLENVGNLVCPASYDLGESARVVLLSTTEGEDKPLKYPTIFNTADVVVVTKMDLAPHVGYDRALALENIDRARPGVRVLEVSSRTGEGLDAWYRFVRGEGWPA; this is encoded by the coding sequence ATGACGACATCCATTCCGCGCATCGTGACGGTGCGGCAGAACATCCTGAAGGCGAACGACGCGGTCGCCGCCGAGAACCGCGCCACCTTCGCCGCGCACGGGTTGCGCGTGCTGAATCTGGCGAGCAGCCCCGGTGCGGGCAAGACGGCGCTGCTGGAACGCACGGCGCGGGACCTGGGGTCCGGGACGCGGCTGGCGGTGGCGGTGGGGGACCTCGCCACCGAGAACGACGCGGTGCGGCTGAGGCAGCATGGGGTGCAGGCGGAGCAGATCGTGACGGGCACCGTGTGTCATCTGGATGCGGGCATGGTGCAGGGCGTGCTGCCCCGCTTCGACCTGACAGCGCTGGACGTGCTGCTGCTGGAGAACGTGGGGAATCTGGTGTGCCCGGCCAGCTACGATCTGGGCGAGTCGGCGCGGGTGGTGCTGCTCTCGACCACGGAGGGTGAGGACAAGCCGCTGAAGTACCCGACGATCTTCAACACGGCGGACGTGGTGGTGGTCACGAAGATGGATCTCGCGCCGCACGTGGGGTACGACCGGGCGCTGGCGCTGGAGAACATCGACCGGGCGCGGCCCGGGGTGCGGGTGCTGGAGGTGAGCAGCCGGACGGGTGAGGGGCTGGACGCGTGGTACCGCTTCGTGCGGGGCGAGGGCTGGCCGGCGTGA
- a CDS encoding urease accessory protein UreE — translation MKLSALRVPLAGGTLCPAGPPELTGRVVRVPMTALDRRRVRRRLIAPDGAELLLAFPTGTYLAPGGMLERRGDVAYVVEAAPEDVAAVRPAGVSQAVRVAHAVGNLHRDVVEDGADLLVLWDAPVELLLTRLGVPFERQSRPFLGRPSWEDE, via the coding sequence GTGAAGCTGAGTGCGCTGCGTGTGCCGCTGGCGGGCGGGACGCTCTGCCCGGCCGGGCCGCCGGAGCTGACGGGGCGGGTGGTGCGGGTGCCGATGACGGCGCTGGACCGGCGGCGGGTGCGGCGGCGACTGATCGCGCCGGACGGGGCGGAGCTGCTGCTGGCCTTTCCGACGGGGACGTACCTCGCGCCGGGCGGGATGCTGGAGCGGCGGGGGGACGTGGCGTACGTGGTGGAGGCCGCGCCGGAGGACGTGGCGGCGGTGCGGCCTGCGGGGGTGTCGCAGGCGGTGCGGGTGGCGCACGCGGTGGGGAACCTGCACCGGGACGTGGTGGAGGACGGCGCGGACCTGCTGGTGCTGTGGGACGCGCCGGTGGAGCTGCTGCTCACGCGGCTGGGCGTGCCGTTCGAGCGGCAGTCGCGGCCGTTCCTGGGGCGGCCGTCGTGGGAGGACGAGTGA
- a CDS encoding urease accessory protein UreF, with protein sequence MTTLALLRLLQLADSAFPAGAYAFSDGLETLVVRGEVRDAGDLRAFLHGQLVQGWGRCDPGACALAWAVTDDAGAGGAAHPGLERLDALLDLLKPVASTRNASARVGVNVMRAAGRLWPQLVPGPGGRAVGARHHATAFGLVARQLGATQEDAVAAFVSGWLLGRAVSATRLMRLGGMDAQRAVSDLDGAALACVRAALTVTPDDLGGFAPTLDVAACEQASLDVRLFQS encoded by the coding sequence ATGACGACGCTGGCGTTGCTGCGGCTGCTGCAGCTGGCGGACAGTGCGTTTCCGGCGGGCGCGTACGCGTTCAGCGACGGGCTGGAGACGCTGGTGGTGCGCGGCGAGGTGCGGGACGCGGGGGACCTGCGGGCGTTCCTGCACGGGCAGCTGGTGCAGGGGTGGGGGCGGTGCGATCCGGGGGCGTGTGCGCTGGCATGGGCGGTCACGGACGACGCCGGAGCGGGCGGCGCTGCCCATCCGGGGCTGGAGCGCCTGGACGCGCTGCTGGACCTGCTGAAGCCGGTGGCGTCCACCCGGAACGCGAGTGCACGCGTGGGCGTGAACGTGATGCGCGCGGCGGGCCGCCTGTGGCCGCAGCTGGTGCCGGGGCCGGGCGGGCGCGCGGTGGGGGCGCGGCATCACGCGACGGCGTTCGGGCTGGTGGCGCGGCAGCTGGGGGCGACGCAGGAGGACGCGGTGGCGGCCTTCGTGAGCGGGTGGCTGCTGGGACGGGCCGTGTCGGCCACGCGCCTGATGCGGCTGGGCGGGATGGACGCGCAGCGAGCCGTGAGCGACCTGGACGGCGCGGCACTGGCGTGCGTGCGGGCCGCGCTGACGGTCACGCCGGACGACCTGGGCGGCTTCGCGCCGACGCTGGACGTGGCGGCCTGCGAGCAGGCGTCGCTGGACGTGAGACTCTTTCAATCGTGA